The DNA segment CTTCTAGAGTCAGTGTATTGAAAATGTAAAGAACTGTTATATGTACTTCTTATTCTGAAAATAGTAATTTTCCTAATGCACTATTTAGCTAAATTATTTAAGAAAGTCTGTAAACTCTGcattttgcaaaatatgaaTTTAGTACAGTTCTGCAGCTACGTAGCGTAAAAATAGCTTTCCATTTTGGTGgcatatgtagttttagtataattCTTGCACTTGACAAATTTATGTAATTAGCAACACTTCTAACAAGCCTTTGTTGCACAAGAGCAAATGGAGCAATGTAATGAAGTTGACCTAGTGTCTTAGTTGCAAACTCTGCTTGTTGCCAACTTTGATCATGTACTTGCACAAATACaagcctgtgtgtgtgtgtctgtgaagCAGAATAGTTTTCAATGGTTACAGAAGAACTCCCTGTTCAATGTGAATGTAAATGGAGTGATAGGACAGCTTACAATCAGTTTAGAAGTGAAAGAACAACTTGATCAAAATTTCACCTACAGCAGTATGTCAGCCTGGCAACCTGGCTGGGGTGAGAGCAGAGTGCTTAGGAGAAAGCAgggaaagtattttttcccattccttAGGGTTCAGGTAGCTGGAGTGCTAGATACAGTCTTGCTGCAGACATCCCTTTCCCATAAAGGATTAGACTCAGCCAGTGCTACAGCTTCTCAAGGCAGGACTTCTACCCTCCATTACACTCTCCAAAGTATAACTGTCACAAATAAAAGACATGATCAACATGGATCTTAGTTACACACAGATGTTTTAGACAGCTTATTCAATTTTATTAAATTGCtcattaagatttttttaagccAAAATATAAGGTTTGAATTAAAGCTGGAGGCCCAGCAATACTAAAGGAATACAGTACTGACAGTTTATCTTTGGCTGAAGTTGAGTATAGGCAGGTTCTGGCAAACAGCACATTTTGTAACTTGCTGAAATGTTATCTTCAGCTGTTGGGCACTGATGGGTTTGCAGGCACACACAAGTTGGAAGGAGAGTGGTTAGCTGCTTACTCCTTTGTAGATACCTCTGTAGTAGTCAAATGTATTtctgaagcaaaaagaaatagaGTTTAAGTGTAAAATTAGTAGCTACTATTAATTGTACGTGCAGTGATAGATTGTAACTTATAATAATGCACAAATACTTGTTCTATCTTTACCAAAGGTAGTCCAGTTTCACTGTTGTCCCCTTACCAGTGCTGGATTTCGACTGGTGTGTTCAGTATCTCTTGCTTCTTCAGTACATGTTGCTCTTTTCTAACCTTTGCCTATTTTTCCTTTACATAGAAAAGGAGTGACACCAGATGCTACTGATCTCACAGGGGCAATTACTATTATGTTAACTGATATGCAATGTTGAATTTCCTGGACTGCAGCTCTGATGTTGAAGCTCTTCAGTACCTAACAGAATGGTGCATTTCTCTGGATAATGTACTGGAGCTGAGGCAAcccacagaaaaacaaagtgtTATGTTGGTTTATGTGAAACTACAAACAACTGTGCTTTACAACTGCTTACTAGAGATCAGTTTTAACAGGTAAGAGGGCAGGTTTGAATCACTTATGTATCCATTTAGGTATCTAGCTTAATATGAAAGGCCATGATataccaaaacaaaaagcagcttAGATTATAGGGATGGCAGTGCAATACTGTCAAACTTCACACATCACGAGCTTAACAAAGCCTATGCCACTTCacttattttaaacagaaaggaaTTGAGATAATTTCAAAGAAGACATCTCATGGTCTTGTCACACCTCTGACCTTCAACCCCCTCTGCAGTCTTAGCCTTCAGcagtgaggggttttttaagtgCTATTTATAAGTAGtgaattttccttctctcaaaAATGCACTGCCAGAACAGCTGGAAAATTCAGCATAAGAGACAAGGATGCACTGGCAGAACAAATGTCTCGTTCATCGTGCAGTTAGTTGTTCAAAAGCTTTGTTCTTATGCTTCTGCATCAGCCTGCAGAACATGAGCTACTGGAACACCAGGATATCCACTCATTACCTGAGGCACTGTTCCTAACAGCACCAGCAATTCCACCTCCACCCCCAACAGCACCAATTCCTACTGGAACTGGTaggcatttttttctgcactttCTGCTTCAAGctttaattacagaaaaatcGCTTGCATTGAAGTTCTGATTTTGCTGATATAACAATTGAGAGTAGCGTTTTTCACAAAATTAAATTGCAAGTTTGAATCTTAACACTGAAAACTATCCCTAAACCCACCTGCTAGTCTCTGCATCTTTTTCTCTTGTCAGATCAGCCATCATTTCTTTAATGTAAGCCTTAATCCAGTCTTCATATTTgtcttctctttgtttctgttcagctttaattattttctgttcagcTACATATTCCTGTTTAAATGGAAaactacttttattttcatgtagAATGAGATTTTGGAAAcatgaacttaaaaaaaaagttctaacAAAGACTTCAGGCCTAGCCTATAATAAAGTTTTTGGTATCAGTCGAGAAGCTATAGAAGATAGAAATccagaaataaagagaattcTCATGATCTACTTATGACAAACTGCAACCAAAGTAAAATTAGTATGTGGTTTCAGCCCCAAGCACAGTATCTTTACATTCTTTCCTCTACTTCCCCAGTGGCTCCAACTGTATTGTTTCCATCTGATGTATCATTTACACAGTGCAGACTCTGAAGGACTCAAACAGTAAGAGTCTGTAGAACCATCAAAATGTAAAGCATAAGGCATTTTGTAATGGCAGTTGTATAGCCTGGCAGTATGTATAGCTTTTATTGCAAGCCACTTTATTTGTGTGCAACCATCACGGCCAAGATGAAACAAGCATTTTAAACTTTCCTGTTACTTACATGATGCAGCCTCTGACACTCAactttttcctcctgttcttttcctctctgaattTCCAGCTGGTACAATTGGTTTGATCTCTGTATTTGTTCcccttctctttgctttcctaGCTTGGCAAGATCTGCCTGATCCTTTGTGCTCCTTTATTCTAAATCAGAAAAGGGAAGTGAATAAACAAGCCAGGGGCTGTGTGAAGTAAAAAGGAACAGATAAAGTACCCGAAGATGTGCTGAATctgtaatatttaaaaaaataatactctGAAGTGAAAGCGGAATGTCAGAGATCAAAACTAGAATCACAGTTTTTATAAGCTAGTTCCAGATATGGCCAAAGCTCCGTCCTAGTCGGACAGTACTGAAGTCTAGACTAGCAAAAGCAAGCATGACCAGAAGAGGGACTCGGGTATTAGACTGAATTTGATCAGCCTGTTTAATTGCTAgcctgctccctgtgcagcctgggCCCTTCCCCACTGTCTCCCaagcagtgccaggcactgtGCAAGCCACGGCTGGACAGGGCCAGGATTCCCATGCTAGCCAGCCATGTGAAGGCTTCTGGCTGGAGGAAGCAGAAATCACAAAGGATTTTGCCACTGGCTTTTAATGCCAGAATTTCGAAAGTCTTGTTTAATTTATTAGGATAAACAGAGCCCCTGACAGCAAGAGCTGTTTCTGAAGCTGGAGAACAGCGTTAGGGAGGAACCAGAGGGTGAGGGGAGGTGAGGAGTTTTCAGCCTGCCGGCGGAGCGAGAGCAATATGAAACGATTGTTCCACGGCGGTGACTCAGGCGGCGCCGAGCACCCTGCGCAGCCGGGCCCGGCTGGGACCGAacccgcccggcccggcctggcTGGGACCGAACCTGCCCGGCTGGGAGCGAACCCGCTCgccccgctccggccccgccgcacTCACTGCGCCCGCTGCTCCCGGGCCACGGTCCGCCCGCTCCAGCGGCGCCCTTCCCCTCCGCTCCTGCGCCGAGGGAGCATGACGGATCCCCACCGAAGCCCGGGCTGTCCCGGGCAGTCGCGGCTCCTCCTCCCGCCCCGCACAAAGGCGGCAGACACACCCCGGTGCCCCCCGTCGGTGCCGTGTGGCGGCTgcgggagcggccccgccccgggAGAGGCCCCGCCCGTTTGTCGGAAGGCCGGCAGGAGTCGGCCCCTCCGCAGCTGATGCGTGACCTGCTCGCTCCCTCTCGGTAAGAGGCTGAAGCTCCCCCCGCCCTGTgtcggggccggggccggggcccgGCGGGCTTCGGCGCCGACCCTCGCACACAGCCTGCCCCGCAGGGCTGCCGGAGCCGGGGCTGCAACCCTGGGCGGCCCCGGCAGCTGGTGAGGAGGAGATTggtcctccctctccttccagaAGTTTTTCCCTTGCCCTGCCTGGAAGAGACTCCTCGAGGAGGCGCCTGCTGCACGCGGGGGGGAGGACACCCACCTTACACCCGGCATTGTTACACTGTAGGGGAGGTGAAGCCAGTTCTGCTCGGCGCGCAGCCCGCACAGGGGCCCCCAGCCCGCACAGGAGCCCTCTCACCTCCACGGTAGCCTCGTAATTCTCTCCAAGCCCCGTGCTTTCTGCAAGGCCTGTTGCTTTCAGAAGCCACTCAGAAACTCGAGGACACTCAAAAGACCCATTTTGCAAACTAAAATATTGGCAAGTATCCTTTATATAAAACTCTTCTAATttgggtttggggcttttttttagGATTTGCATAATTTTCTACTCTGGCCAACAGAGCTGGGAGGCTGGAACATATGGTTATGTGCAACAAAGAAAGCTTCAAGCTTCTTGGACTTCGTTTCCAGTGGACACCAAGATACAGGGATACCCTGTTTAAAGCCTAAGGGTACTGCTGGAGGAAGGCATTAGAGAAAAACCTGGAAACCCTAACTGTCCAAGGCAAGAAAATGATGTTAACATTTCACCAAAGAAATTAAGCTTAAGGAGGGAGGTGTGTCAGTGGCTTGGATGTTGGAGAAAAATATGCAAAGGAATCTGAGAAACAATTTTACATCCTGATCAATTTGCTGTATATTGAATTGCTGTTTGTCATTTTGAAAGAATAGTCCAACTATTGTCTCCCGTTGATGTGCTCTTTTTGTAGTAGCTATTTACAGGTATATTGGGACCTATTTGCCTCCTCGGTGAGCTTTTAAGGGCTGTGATCAAATCACATATTTTCATGTAGTAAAACTAACTTATAGCATGACATTTGTTTTATAGAGGTAGTTGCAAAACACTACAAAACCTGCATACCATAACTATGCCAGCTTTCACATGTGTTCTcgttttttcttcccctttttttgtTCAGTCTTTTCTGTTATAGGGAATGCTTAACTGGAAGTAGGCTAGTGAAAAATGTGACCTTTTACACTAGCAATCCATATCTCAGTCCTGAAAAACCTGGGACAGTGAATTCTTACaacaataaatattaaaaatacagcagtaaTAGTGAGCTTTTGACTGGGATGGGTTACAGAGACAGTGAATTATATAACACACATTCTTGTCCCAAGTTTAATAAACTAACATTCATGAAATACAAGCTGGGGATTTTTATAATATGgcaatgttttgtttttttcaaatggaCTTACAGATTCATAGTATATATTTGATATAAATAATTTACAATTTAACTCTGCCTGTATGGttcaaaaaggtattttttaatctgaaaacagctcctgcttttccctgttgGATTgtttaaatgttatttcatgtttttaactTCTTGAGGGGCATTACAGCTACAACAAGGTAACTGAGTTATCTTGATCATATGCTTGGAaagtattatttatttcttctcagaaaaatGGCCCATGTCCAAGTCCTCTTCCATCTTTGCATGCTTTGAGAAGAGGATAAAGACGATGTGTAGTCTTGGACTCTGATTCAATTACTTGCTTTGCATAGCTCTGAAATTCACGCTCTTTACAAAGGGCAATAGCTTCATTCTGAGCTTCATAGTCCAAGTCtgcttgcttttccttctgttgtttTGCCTGCTTTTCAGCCTTATGAAGAAAAGGGAATAACAAAACTTAGTACTTTGTTTTCAACATCACTATCCTGTAAAGCTTAGAGAGGGTAAAAGCTTATAGGAGATCCCCGGTGCAGTTAGTTGACACTTGGCACTTGTCACTCCTCCCCTCTTCTGTCCCCTGCCATATCCCCCGCAAAAGGGTACATTAAATAGCTGAGTGAGCATCagcatcagctgctgctctttggtgACAGCCCAGAAGATACAGGAGAGTAGCAGTAGAACATCATGGCACAGAACACAATGGGATCTGTCATTGCACACCAGCCTTGACTTGCACCAAATGCACTGAGGAGGCTGCTCCCAACACCAGCATATGCAGAGCAcacatgatttaaaaaaaaaacaaccaacaaaaaaaacccccaaccaactAAAAATCCAGCAagcttcctctcttcctctcagcAGAAACCAGTGCTCTTGGTTTAATGagtgtttctttctgaaaggGTTGACAGGGTACAGGTCCTCTATTTACCATTTGCTGGATCTGAATTTTCTGTACTTCGATGTTTGCACCATATTGTCCTTGCTTCTTGGCTTTTTCCATTTCATGGTAGATGCGGTCCTTTTCCATTAACACTTTGAGTTCTTTCTCagcctcttctttttcctgtctctccttTTCCATTTGCATCTTCATCTGCAGtttacaaaacacacaaaaaagttaGGCAAGGAGGTAGCGTGCTAAGCTGGAAGTTGTATCTCCCAGCAGAAGCCGCCCTGTACCAGCACTCCCATGAGCACTGTCATTGTGGCTGGCCAGTCTCCAAGCCCAGGGTTttcagcagccctggcagatgTGCCCCCAACACGGAagtgggaaagggaggggggaCTCCAGGTAAGATGTCAGCAGACTGGATGAAGTTGCTGATGCCTGGCACCAGAgccaccagctgtgccccaggccAGGCTCCTCAACTGGAGTAAGCAGGAGTAAGATCAGCCCAGGTTTTTTACCACAGTGGCTCTGTATTCAGCAATAGATTCAATGGCAGCCTTTTGTCttgcttctttctctttgcgtttattttcttcttcagcttcTTGTTTTGCAATATCTCTAGCAAGACGATCGTCTTCCATCTTTAATGCCTCACTCAGTTGTTTAGATAATTCAGTAACCATTCTGTCCTGATGttcctgtgcttttctgcagaaGAACATGAGCTACCATAACATACCAGGGTAGCACACCTGGGTCTACCTGAAGCTACCAATTCAGCAATCCTGCTTCTAGTCTTCTCTTGCCACACAGGCTGGCCTACCCACGCAACTCATTGATCTCCTTGTGTTCCCccgtttttgttttttttttatattgtctGATTTAGCAAATAAACATTCCCTGTATTCTTGTAACACCAGCTCTCTGTTGCAATAACGAGCTGGATTGCTCAGTGAGGAGTCCAGCTAGCATCTTGCCATCATAAGAGAAATGTTGGGAGTATTGGCCAGAAGCAGGAAGAGAACGAGATTCTTAGATCGACTCAGTTATATCATTATGTTGTACCCTCAATGTAAAATCGATAAATCATCTCCCCAATAAGAATAAGAAGTCAAATCATGTTTCTTGATCTGACTCAGAGAAATATAGCTTAtactcagaaatattttcatcaagGATCTTAATTGTCTTTAATTGTTGAGGAGGTGAAGGAAATAGGAAAATCACTGTTCCCAACACACTGGTGTAGAGCTTTGCCCTTCCGTAAGCCTTTGTACTTTGTAGGATGGAGAGACTGCTCCCTCACACACCAATACTAAGGAACATGTGaaagaatttcctttttcttctgaattccCTACTCTGTCTATCAAGTAAATTGTTGGGTGTGTTATGTCAATAGTCTGACAGCTCTGAAAATTACTACATTataatttttagtttctttaCAATTCAATCTCTAGCTTTGCACCTACCTACGCATTTcagcttccttcttttttctcatcTGGGCAATAGTTTCCTTTGCTTTAAAATGAGCTTTGATCCGATCATCTTCTTCTATTTGTTTTTGCTCCTCTATTGCCTTGATTATTTTCTGGTCAGCTACGTATTCCTGTATGGGCAAAACGGTCCTGATGTAACGGATGAAGTTCAGAATATCTGGGCCTGAGGTAGCAACTTAACAAGGATCACTCCCTATTCTCTCTTATGTTTCTTTcaaaaggagaagagaggaaaggacTTTTCAGTACTTTCACTTCTGCGGTGTCCCTATTCAAACATGTGAAAGGGGAGAGAGCAGATTTGAGGAAGCAGGAGGGGAGCTCAGCATCAaacagctgcttctccagcccACTGCACAAACAAACTGCTGTGCAATGCAGAGCACACCATGCGCTGCTTCCATTCACAGACATGGGAGAGTGGGACAGTGGAAGGCACGGGACATCCAACCCCCACCAACAGCCACACATGCTGCTCCTggcccacctcttccaaaactATCTAAAAGCTTAATCCAAAACATAGCTGAAGAGGAATTTTCCATACTTTTATGTAAACAACAACTGTCTTTTGCATTTTGGCCAGAAGCATTCTGAGACATTTCTAGTTTGTACTTAGCAAGATGGTGTTGAAGATGAAATGAGAAGGCAGCAGGTCTTGACTAAATTTCTGAACTTCCCCAGTCATAAACAGAAAGTAAAGTTAAACAGATATGTTCAGTCTCAGGCTATTCCCTCTTtctaaaaaagggaaaagggttTAAAACAGCAGGAATGTGAAACTTAAATACAGTTCTCAAGTCGAGAAGAATATTCCTTTATGTATACAGCCGAATCCTTAACCATAGGCAAGTCAAAACATCAGGTGCCAATGTCCCTTCAGACAAGAGACGGGAAAAGCCTCCAAGAGGCCCTTCTCAAaagcacagaggaaagaaaaggccTGCAACTGGCAGGAGAGGCATTTGATCCCCTGCTACTGAAGCTGTCAGCAAAGCATTGGCAGTAGGCCCCTTTATTTGTAGACCGAGtgcagccaccacagccacGGTGAAACAAGCATTTTGAACTGTCTGCTTTCCTATTACGTACATGGTACAGCCTCTGGCGTTCAGctttttcctcctgttccttttcctttcttctctgaacTTCCAGTTGGTACAGTTGGTTCAGtctctctgtttcttctgcttctcttttgtATTCTAGCTTTGCCAGATCTGCCTGATGCTCATGCTCCTTTATTCTGAATTGGAAAAAGGTGGATAAATGGGTTAGGAACTGCATGAAGTAATGAACAGATATATATTCTGCATAACCATAGGTACCTTGCACCAAAGCATGTGATACTTTGAATTGAAGGTAGGTGGAATGTCAGAGGTGAAAACCAGCATTGTTTGTAATGGTAGCCCTCAGTCCTCTAGCCAGAAATGAGCTACATGGTATGCTCAGAGTTTCCAGTCTCATGGTAACAAGTTTTAGCTGGATGACTCATTAGAACTGTCACATTCATAATGCTCTGGCCTAGCTCTGCAACATCCTCAGAGAACGAGATTTCCCCAGTGAGACCCACCGTACTTGTGTTTCTCCTTCTGGGCATACAGACAGCAGCTTATGTTCTGCAAGGATTTATGTGTTGGGCCTGGAATATGTTAGACCAGACTCTGAACCCTTCCCCTGCCTTGGGAAGTTTGATTCCTTCTATCAGAGCACCAGCGTCAGTTGTATAAATACCACTGGGGATCCCTCCATAAGATTTCTGGAAGAACTGAAAGAAGTGACAGTAATGTGTTCTCTTGATAGGCAGTCTGAAAACTAGTTATGAGCAATTGGAAATTCTGGTTTAACCTTTTCCTTGTCTGGAACCTGAGTAAAACACAGCATTAGAACAGTTATTTGACTAAAACCTGTTGATGCCTGCAAGAAGTGATTTTGCATGCAGCCTGCTGGCAACCAAAAAGGCATGTTacagcttttccctctgggGCAAGTTCTTCTGTGGCAGtgtggatttttatttctagtgTGGCATTTGTGAATCAAAGTATTAGTGAGTTTCTGTAAAAACCTTGTAGAATGTATTTGTGAGAAGAGTTCAAGTAAATGATAAAGTaggtttgcttttaattattaC comes from the Pithys albifrons albifrons isolate INPA30051 chromosome 8, PitAlb_v1, whole genome shotgun sequence genome and includes:
- the CFAP210 gene encoding cilia- and flagella- associated protein 210, producing the protein MAAGRQRRFAPPHHLEENNVPDGYFLPNEADLRQVIVFPKAEWERIQDSTKEAAHTLDEKKEQEEMHLGSKAAVKDPPNATVSIAQEKLKAKQLREEKEEAERKLLDLEEAKFRAAKRKEIIDHAKTYLSYQNERMKQFHSALLFTEVLKERDAQVEFKKLKSVDNKKKEREEEVRLFKEYVLREQEKAQQHYMKEQAVRKCQLEQIKEHEHQADLAKLEYKREAEETERLNQLYQLEVQRRKEKEQEEKAERQRLYHEYVADQKIIKAIEEQKQIEEDDRIKAHFKAKETIAQMRKKKEAEMRRKAQEHQDRMVTELSKQLSEALKMEDDRLARDIAKQEAEEENKRKEKEARQKAAIESIAEYRATVMKMQMEKERQEKEEAEKELKVLMEKDRIYHEMEKAKKQGQYGANIEVQKIQIQQMAEKQAKQQKEKQADLDYEAQNEAIALCKEREFQSYAKQVIESESKTTHRLYPLLKACKDGRGLGHGPFF